The DNA region aaaattatttctccaatattaaatcaaacaagCATTAAGTCTGTCCTGATATTTGCAAAAATAGCTGGTGGGCTTGTTGCGCTGCTTGCGAAGATGTTTTGACAATTTTTATGGAAGTCATGACAGTTTTAAGGAGCAGGCTGTGTTTTGGAGGAATGTTTCAATGAAGAGATGTGAATTGGAGACATCATTGGGTGAAAATATCTTAAAAGTGTATTTGAAAGTTGGCAACCCGGGTCTATCTgatgtacattttttttcttctgttttttattCAAACTTATAAAGGGTTGCTGATACGAAACTTTGATACCAGTCTGTGTATTGAACAGTATGGCATTCCCTTGTGCCCATGAAAATACATGTATCAAACTCAAGGCCTTTAATGTGGTCTATGGTGTGGAAAATTGATATTCCACCGAAGGTACAATTCCTGCCTTGGAGAGCTTTCCTGTGTAGAAACAATCTATTAAGAAGGAATGTGGTTCTACAATATTCTAGCTGCTGTGCATTCTGCCTCCATCATATGGAGACGTTGGACCATGTGTTTGTGCAATGTCAGGAAATAATGCAGATTTGGAATAATTGTTTCAAATGGTTTAACTATTCTAGTGCTTCTACAAACTTGTTCGTTGATCATTTTCACCAATATCCGGTTTGTTTAAAGTATAACACTGAGATTAGCAAATAGAGGATTGTGTGGAGTGCTGTGATTTGGTGCACTTGGAATATGAGAAATAATTGTATATTCAGTAATGAAACGTTTGATAGAGCCAGATTGATGTAAGAATCTTCACgatgtaccaaaaaaaattagtagATAAATTACTACAACTAAGTTGTAAAGACTTTGATATACTATCCAAAAAGTGGATGtatctataattataataacatatttcaattgataaaaaaaatataacatatttaattaacaagtgttgttttaaaataaaaattactatacATACACTatagaaaaagtatttttataaaaatattgaatataattttaaaaataaaaacataacacaaataaacaaaaaagacataaaaaaccttttttttgttttcaaaattataacacaatgaatgaattttatttatattgataaaatataGAGAAATTATAACACCCATAATTTTTCTAAACATATGAAAGATCACATAAAATTCAAGTTTTAAGAAAGTTAAGTTTAACAAACAAGATTGTATAGATAGTGAACTCATTAAGGCACTCCAGTATCAGGCTCATTGAGAATGACAGTATCAAAGTACAACTAAATCAATCAATGTGTTAGATTTTTAATATTCTAATAATATGATAAGGAAAAATAAGTATTTCCTCCGttctcttttataaaaaaaaacaaaacaaaacaaaactgatacatatttattgaaaattttgaaaaatagattTCACTAAATTGTGtcaatttcacttaaaaacaaacttttaaactacccttcattgaaaataaaacttGATATCAAACATAAACTTCCAATCAAATgaaggatatttttttaaaaaaatctcatcagataagacaaaaatattttttttatctgtgaaaattgaaaattgaaaacagtGTCAAGTAATTTACCAGGAATATCCTAAATTCCTAATTAATATCAGTTAGTATGATTTCCCATGTCAAGCACTACAagagtttgaactttgaaggtgTGCAGATTATAACCATGCTGAACAAAAAATAGACAACACATACAGAATCACAGATCTAAAATGGTCCTCTCTATGTGATAAAGATCGGGAACTATACAAAGTTTACAGTTAATATTTTTGTGTAAAAGCTAACTTGGTATGTCTTGTTTTACCTAGTCCACAGTCAAGTGTAACAATATTCCGTAATCCAGTATAagcctttattattttttgttctatgGGAAAGTAGCACATCACTGGGGCTCCACAGCCTGCACATTTGTGTAAGAGTAAGAGTAGCTTTCAGTGTTGGAGTTGCCCTCTCTGAACTTCGTCCAGGAAACCCTCCACGTTTTAAGCAAACTTTGCCTGCATGCAGGTCACAGCAATCAGATGACATCAAGATAGTAGTCAAACTGATATTGCAATTGTAAATTAGTTTCCGATAAACAACGGAAAATGAAGTAAGGAACTACAAGTTCTCCACTAATGCTACAATCGTGGGTGAATATTGGAGCTAACAAGAAAGTAGAAGTTTAATTTATCCAAATGCAATAAAAGAACTACAAGAAAGTGttcataatcaaaatatatatcacATAGTCAGACACAGAAACAGAAAAAATCATCAACAACTAGGTTCCCTTTCTTAAAGTTTATTAATGTTTCTTTTTGTGTTATCAATGGTGGAACATGGAGGAAGGCAAAAAATTCCACCATATAAACATGCCATTCCACCATGGCAGGGCCATAGCGGCTATTTAACAACACTGCTCCATGTACATCCTAATAACCAAGGCTGAGACATTTCAATAGAGCACATAAGCCTAATATGAATTCATTGTCCGCTAACTACATCTTGCATTCCCGCAATTAGAGACTGTTTTCTTGCACACAGTTCATATTCAGAAATAATTAAATCCATTAATTATATGCAGTTTTAATGTTGCAGTCATGCAGACATGCAAATACCTCTCAGGTTCAACACTCCTCTTAGCAAGCATGAATGTTAAGAAGACAGGAACCATTGCTGCAACCAGATGCTTAAGTGTGTGACCACTGACAATATGTCGCGTCCATTCGTAGATCACATCATCAGTAGCCTCTAGCACCTTAGCTAGAAGATAAGACCctggaaataaatttttaaaatctaagcATGGCTTGCGTTTATAATGAATATTGAGAGGGAATTATACCATAACATAAAATCCAAACCTGCAGCCCAGAGCCAATATGTTGAATGTGTGTACATTGGAGGCAACAAAATAGCCATTAGAGGAATGACAATGCATGGCACAAATTGGACTAGAGCATATGGGCGCAGGTCATCAAAGAATCTGGGGTAAATGGAAGATAACAGCAATTATTTCAAGAGTTTGCAGTTCAGGTAACTAACTCAACTGAATGGTTGATTACTTAACAATTAGCCTCAAATGGAAATCGcataaaagaataataacatTGAAAATGACTAATCTAACTTTTGGCAATCTGAATTATTCCATGATTTTACTATCCCTCACAATGAATCATGTAACTATATATGGCAAATATATTAGCAGAATTCACAAGTAGTTCATGTTTTATCcatacaaagaaagaacaactgTCTTCAATTATAGTCATAAAAGATGGAACAAAATAAACAGTGGGCTTGCCTCCAATACACAATGCTTATTATACCCGCCAAAACTAGAGGTATAATTGAAACTGTTCCCTTCCTCTCATCAATCCGCTCAATGATGAATATTGCCATGATTGATGTAAAAGCGACAGTCATCTGTAATGATAATCAGTATGGGAATTCAAGTTAACAAACTAAAATGGGCCCAAAAAAAGGGGGCAAACGGAAAGGATTTGTACAATAACTAAATAGAAGTTAGCATGAACTCACGGGCAAGCGATCCCACACAAGGCGAGCATCATCTGGCTTGAGATGATAGAATGAAGATCCAACTGCAACTGCAGCCACACCAACATAGAAGCATGTCCATCCCCATAGTTCACCTTGCAAGCTTTTGGCAATGGCatgcatatttatatttatatgccTTAAATAACATTTGGGCTGATAAATTTTTTCGttgttttgatatattaaaagttttatttcagGTACTTATCGTCAGTTAAGTCATCACATGACACCATCCCAACAGCGGATATATATTGAAAGAGCCATTAAGATGGTGCCATGTTATCAGTTAACATGGACCCgtaataaaacttttaatacaTTAGATACtcagaacaacaacaaaaattatcaggtactcaaaacaaaaatcagtaatataatgatatatatgaGGGACCTCAAACATATAACAACAAATAGGATCATGGTTTTTTGCAAGCAGTGAGAAATTGATTGTCACAGTACAGTACCTGAGCCTAAAGTAATTTCCATGATAACAGAGCACAAGTCCAACGAGGCCAATAACCAGAAAAGGGAAATTGGATATGACGTTAAGTGCATTAGGAATACCTGGAAATTAACAGCGAACATTTtagaaagaataaataaatctcCATCCTCTAAAATCGTATACAGTAGAGtggagttaaaaatatttatttaggtaACCGAAATGAAAAGAAGTGAAAGAAaggttaaataaaaataggaaacataaaagaaagtaataattaataaccGAGGAAGGTGCGGTGGTCGGCGAAATCATGGTATTCTTGGGACTGGGGGATGGATGGGGTGACGATCATGAGAACTAGGAAGCAAAGAAGTGCTACAAGCCATGCGTAAACGGTGCGTTTTCTCATCTTTGGGGCGCAGAAAGTCGAAGATAGCGATGGCGGTTTAGTTATGAAGCCGTGTGCAGTGGGTGTTGAATACTCCCCTCCAGCATTCTCAGTTTTCCTCTCTTTCCCTTTGCgtttcttttactctttctgaattgcttttatatatatatatatattaaattgcaCTTTAGGgtctataattttcaatttttaattctaCAATTTTAGTCTATTAAATTTGTAAGTTTGTTGACAATGGCAtcacattaatatttaatattaatatctaggtaaattataatttttgtgcACCTGCAATATTttcggtttttttttaaatctttcaaCAAAGgtattaataaaaatgatttatgacTCTTTTAACAacaattggaattttttttttcttgtaacaCTATATTTAGGTCATTTGTAAGTTATTTATGGGTCTGGATCAACTTGacctaattaaatttgattaaatttttaaagttgAATTTGACCTAATCTAATAAAGACTTGATTATATACGGATTAGATAAtatgttgtatttttttcaactcgATTCAACTCAtactatataattaaatttattattatatataaatcacattaatttttaactcgcattatttattaaattaaatcatccaTGATTTTTTCCTTATTAAGTTGTTGTTTTTAACATtgtctttattttgtttatattttctcATGCTAAtacaaacactttttttttatctaaaataaaatattatatcagcattgaaatcattaattatattagtcaaatattatcataatttaaaatctttaaatgcctttagttattatatacttacaaaactttaaataataacaaattattattttaaaacaatttactttttacaaaataaaaaataaattttaaatatccaGACTTGATTAATCCAACACAACCCATATCATTTATGATCAGGTTATATTGAGTCgggcatgtaaaaaaaaaagttcacaaGCCTGACTCGACCAAATccgtaaaattttaattggattggatgtTATTAGATTgattatatgattaattttttgtccAAGACTTTaacacatttaaaattattcgtTTTTTAAAAATGCATTACCTATAATTGAATTGAGATTTCTCACATttagtcaaaatataaaaataaaaaattgagagttaaaatgaccaaaataaatattttaaaaagataaatttcatattatttaattctatattttgaaattaaaagaaaaagaagcggTGAGTATGGCGGGGTAGGACAAGGATTAGGACAGCATATTAATATTTACCACATGTTAATATAGCTGCTAATAATAATTTACCAAAACCAAAACCCTGCTAAGTTGTGGTGTGTGAAGTATTTGCGGCAGCAGGGCAGACACAATATAAAAGCGCTTCCCTTTCCTTCCCACCTCAGAGCGAGAGAGAAAGCAAAGGCACCAAAAACCCTCACTCGCATCAGATGGCGCAGTCTCTCGAGCTGTTGCTGATTCAGTTCCTCATGCCCGACAACGACGCCCGCCGTCAAGCCGAGGACCAAATTAAGCGTCTGGCCAAGGACCCCCAGGTGGTTCCCGCCCTCGTTCAGCACATGCGCACCGCCAAAACCCCCAACGTCCGCCAGCTCGCCGCCGTCCTCCTCCGCAAGAAGATCACCGGCCACTGGGCCAAGCTCTCTCCCCAACTCAAACAACTCGTCATGCAGTCCCTCATCGAAACCATTACCATGGAGCACAGGTTCCTACTTCCTACCTACCTATTTCTTTAATAATcatctatcttcttcttcttcttcttcttattattattattatctgcTTATTTACTATTGAATTGTGTGCTGTGCAGTCCCCCTGTTAGGAAAGCCAGTGCCAACGTTGTCAGTATCGTTGCCAAGTACGCCGTTCCCTCCGGCGAGTGGCCCGATTTGTTGCCCTTTCTCTTCGAACGTAGTCAGAGTGCGCAGGAAGACCATCGAGAAGTAAGTGCCTTCTTCATCATCACCGCCATATGATGTGGCATGTTCTAAACTACGTGATTGCTACGCACTTAGCATTTCTTGTTAGAATAGGATAATGTagttgaattttagaatgactTATTAGAGAAGATGAATGAATCAATGaatgatgtttttgtttttactgaCTTCATATTTCATTATGCCTTTAATACTATGTCGGTTGTATGATGAGCTTAGCATCTAACCAAGtgctgtttgtttgtttgttgctTTTTTGGGATGTAAGGTGGCATTAATTCTCTTCAGCTCTTTAACCGAAACAATTGGGAATACTTTCCGGCCGTATTTTACTCGTCTGCAAGATCTTCTGCTCAAGTGCTTGCAGGACGAGACTAGCAACCGGGTTAGAGTTGCTGCCCTCAAGTGAGTTGATATTCTTTCTTGGTGTAAGCTTGTCCACAATAAGCAATTATTTTAGTATCCTGTTGTTTGTTTATTGAGAATTATACCTGTTCTGTCAGGGCAGTGGGATCTTTTCTGGAATTCACTCATGACGAGATTGAAGTGGTGAGTCAGTGCTGTTTCAGTAGTTAaataaaaggcaaaaaaaaaatgtattgctattcgttttcatttttttagtgttAGCAAACTATGTTAATTTTATCACTAGTTAGTGAAGGATTTCCATATTGGCTGTAATAAGTTCATAACTCGGAAATTTTAATGCATAGTGTATCAATGAGAATTAATCTACTGCAATCAACTCCCAGATTAGAATTTAGAACCTTCAGAGAGAGGGGCAAAGGAAGAAATACGCAATAACAATTTCAACTGTACCAGGCAACAAATTCacatttactttaaaatatcaATGCTATTTAATGCTTCTATTATAACGCCTTTTAAATCTCTGTTTTTGTTGTACTTATACGAGCTGTTGAACTATCACAGTTTGCCAAGAAACTTGCTGGCACAATAATTATAGtagatttttttctctattatgAGTGGTTTATGGGATAATCTGCAAGTTTTGGAATGAGTTACATTATTGGTACTAGTACATAGTCTTAGTGATTGCATGTCATGCATGGTATTTTGCACTTGTGTTAGCTGTAGTGATCTTTCCAAACGCAATACTTGTGTTGTTAATGAAGCTATTCATCATGAGAAGTAATCATCTTTGTTTTGGAATCTTGATGTTCATTGCATTCATTTGGTACATCTATAGTGAAGTAAACTTGGTGCTTTGTGTGCAATTTTTCAGTTTTGCAAGCTGCCTCTAAAATTATGTTACCTGTTCAGCTGGAGCTGTATTTTGTGTATTTTctcctagtttttttttccttgactCGTATTATCATGTGTACAGATTAAGTTTCGTGAGTTCATTCCAAGCATCTTGAATGTATCACGACAGTGCCTTGCCTCAGGAGAAGAAGATGTTGCCATACTtgcttttgaaatttttgaTGAGCTGATAGAATCTCCTGCACCTCTTCTCGGAGATTCAGTGAAATCTATAGTGCAGTTCTCCCTTGAGGTTTGCTCAAGTCAAAATTTAGAGTCTAACACACGTCATCAGGTTGGTTAGGATCATAAAGTATATTGCTAGGACTTTTTATACTCCTGCTGTTATGGTTGTTTCATTCACTAGGTTCATGTTATTTGCTCCATCTAACAGGCAATTCAAATCATTTCATGGCTGGCAAAGTACAAGTCCAGTACTTTGAAAAAGCATAAGCTGATCACACCTATTCTACAAGTTTTATGCCCTTTGCTTGCTGAATCAACTAATGAAACTGAAGATGATGATCTTGCACCGGATCGGGCTGCTGCCGAAGTTATTGATACCATGGCTTTAAACATCCCGAAGCATGTTTTCCAACCAGTTTTTGAATTTGCTTCTGTAAGCTGTCAAAATGCAAACCCGAAGTTTCGGGAAGCTTCTGTTACTGCTTTGGGTGTCATTTCAGAAGGTTGTTTGGAACTCATGAAAACTAAGCTGGAACCTGTTCTCCATATTGTCCTGGGAGCTCTAAGGGACCCAGAACAAATGGTCCGAGGGGCAGCTTCCTTTGCTTTGGGTCAATTTGCTGAGCACTTACAGCCTGAAATTGTATCCCATTATGAGAGTGTTCTTCCCTGCATTTTAAATGCTCTTGAGGATGCCTCTGATGAAGTAAAGGTAAGCATTGGAGAAGAGAGTGGCCTATCAATACAAAAGAATGTTACCTTAGATGCTACTACCAaagctaaaaattaaatagattgCCTGCATGTTGTCTAAGCATTAGATTTATATTCATGCAGGAGAAGTCATATTATGCGTTGGCTGCTTTTTGCGAGAACATGGGTGAAGACATCCTTCCTTTCTTAGATCCTTTGATGAAAAGACTGTTGACAGCTCTCCAAAATAGTTCCCGAGTTTTGCAGGAAACATGCATGGTATGGGGAAGATTTAGTATGCTGTAAAGATTGTCACAATTACAATGTATCAGCTATTGGtttgttatttttctaatttaaatttatattgtcCACTGGATGTCCTTGCAGTCTGCCATTGGTTCTATAGCTTCTGCTGCAGAGCAAGCATTCATTCCTTATGCCGAAAGGGTTTTAGAGTTGATGAAAATTTTCATGGTGTTAACTAATGACGAGGATCTTCGTTCCCGTGCAAGAGCAACTGAACTAGTTGGAATTGTTGCAATGTCTGTAGGGAGAGTGAGAATGGAACCAATATTACCTCCTTACATAGAAGCTGCAATTTCTGTAATTGCCTTATCACTTAACTCTGTCACTGATTGTGCTATATGCCTTCGTCCTggaataatttgaattttcttctgttattttcagggatttgggctGGAGTTTAGTGAGCTTCGGGAGTACACCCATGGATTCTTCAGCAATGTTGCTGAGATTTTGGATGACAGTTTTGCACATGTATGCATAGATTCACTATTCATTATTCCTATATCTTGCTTACTCTTACAGTTGAAATTTTGTATTGGTAAacagtatcttcctcatgttgTGCCTCTTGCATTTTCTTCCTGCAATCTTGATGATGGCTCTGCGGTTGACATTGATGAGTGTGACGATGAAATCACTAATGGATTTGGAGGAGTTTCATCAGATGATGAAGCTCACGATGAACCAAGAGTTCGAAATATAAGTATTAGAACTGGTGTGTTGGATGAAAAGGCAGCTGCAACCCAGGCCCTTGGCCTGTTTGCACAGCACACAAAGACTTCTTATGCACCGTATCctttaactgatttttttttttttatatatagtctGGTTCTGGTTACTCCTTTgacaacaaacaacaaaataacaCTATTAGTTATGTTTGAATTCTTTAATCATTTCAAGCTACTTGGAGGAGACACTAAGAATCTTGGTTAAACACTCCAGTTATTTCCATGAAGACGTTAGACTTCAGGCTATCATTTCTTTAAAACGTAAGGGGAAACTACTTTCAGAATGTTGTTCTGTTCTTAAAATTGTGCTTGTTTGTTTTTCCTATTCTCGTTTTCTGCAGTTTCCCTCATTTATGCATGGTAGGAACATTgtacttttttaaataattgtttctGGTTGGTTCTGTGCAAAATGCATCGTACCATGTAGAATATTCATCTGAATGATGCTGATTAACATGCCCAAGAGTCCCATGATGATATATGAACCTATCAATCAAACCATATATTCATACAAAAGCAATGAGGAAAAGAGGGAAAAATATAATTCAGTGGAAGTAAACTGCCTTTATTGTTTGAGTatgataatttatatgttttctCCTGCAAATTTGTATACGTGTCCTTCTACATTACTTGGGTTCTCAAATAAATACCTCAGTTTTTTTCATACATTTATATTGCCATTGATtgctgatttgtttttttattttaactgcaGATATTTTAACTGCGGCCCATGGAATCTTCCAAAGTCAAAATGTAAGTTTGTCCAATACCTCCTTGTTTTAACTTCACATTCTTACTTTTTCATAGATggacttctttttatttaatcattttgtTCTTAGTCCCATTCCCATCTTCTGTTTGATTTTAACACCACAATTGACACTGGCTTTGTTTTTCAGGAAGGGGCTGCTAAAGCAAAAGAACTTCTTGGTGAGAACATTTACTCTCTGATTTTGTATATGGTAATGATAAGACAGTTCATTTTATCTGTATAACCTATTGAGGCTGTTTGATTCCTCAGATACTGTGATgaatatttacatcaagacTATGGTTGAAGATGATGACAAGGAAGTGGTTGCTCAAGCATGCACTAGTGTGGCTGACATCATTAGAGATTTTGGTTATGCAACTCTTGAGCCGTGTAAGCATACAATTTTGACCtctcatttaaatttattttgctgaGCTGATGCTAATGTGAGGTTTACTCTACTATCAGACTTGTCCCAGCTTGTTGATGCAACTTCATTGTTGCTTCAGGAGAAATCTTCTTGTCAGCAGATAGAGTCAGACAGTGAAATTGATGATGTTGATAGTGCACACGATGAAGTGCTTATGGATGCAGTTTCAGATCTTCTCCCTGCATTTGCAAAGTCCATTGGTGCTCAATTTGCTCCCATTTTTGCACAGCTATTTGAACCTCTAATGAAATTTGCAGTGAGTTCACAACCAATAACTTTTATTGTTAGGAATAAATCACAAATTAAT from Glycine soja cultivar W05 chromosome 8, ASM419377v2, whole genome shotgun sequence includes:
- the LOC114422258 gene encoding importin-4-like, giving the protein MAQSLELLLIQFLMPDNDARRQAEDQIKRLAKDPQVVPALVQHMRTAKTPNVRQLAAVLLRKKITGHWAKLSPQLKQLVMQSLIETITMEHSPPVRKASANVVSIVAKYAVPSGEWPDLLPFLFERSQSAQEDHREVALILFSSLTETIGNTFRPYFTRLQDLLLKCLQDETSNRVRVAALKAVGSFLEFTHDEIEVIKFREFIPSILNVSRQCLASGEEDVAILAFEIFDELIESPAPLLGDSVKSIVQFSLEVCSSQNLESNTRHQAIQIISWLAKYKSSTLKKHKLITPILQVLCPLLAESTNETEDDDLAPDRAAAEVIDTMALNIPKHVFQPVFEFASVSCQNANPKFREASVTALGVISEGCLELMKTKLEPVLHIVLGALRDPEQMVRGAASFALGQFAEHLQPEIVSHYESVLPCILNALEDASDEVKEKSYYALAAFCENMGEDILPFLDPLMKRLLTALQNSSRVLQETCMSAIGSIASAAEQAFIPYAERVLELMKIFMVLTNDEDLRSRARATELVGIVAMSVGRVRMEPILPPYIEAAISGFGLEFSELREYTHGFFSNVAEILDDSFAHYLPHVVPLAFSSCNLDDGSAVDIDECDDEITNGFGGVSSDDEAHDEPRVRNISIRTGVLDEKAAATQALGLFAQHTKTSYAPYLEETLRILVKHSSYFHEDVRLQAIISLKHILTAAHGIFQSQNEGAAKAKELLDTVMNIYIKTMVEDDDKEVVAQACTSVADIIRDFGYATLEPYLSQLVDATSLLLQEKSSCQQIESDSEIDDVDSAHDEVLMDAVSDLLPAFAKSIGAQFAPIFAQLFEPLMKFAKSSRPPQDRTMVVACLAEVAQNMGFPIASYVDRVMPLVLKELASSEATNRRNAAFCVGELCKNGHEPALKYYDNILRGLYPLFGESEPDDAVRDNAAGAVARMIMVHPESIPLNQVLPVFLRVLPLKEDREESMAVYSCVSTLVFSSNPQILSLVPELVNLFALVVVSPVETPEVKAVVGRAFSHLISLYGQQIQPLLSNLPPAHANALSAFAQRS
- the LOC114422257 gene encoding uncharacterized protein LOC114422257; the encoded protein is MRKRTVYAWLVALLCFLVLMIVTPSIPQSQEYHDFADHRTFLGIPNALNVISNFPFLVIGLVGLVLCYHGNYFRLSLQGELWGWTCFYVGVAAVAVGSSFYHLKPDDARLVWDRLPMTVAFTSIMAIFIIERIDERKGTVSIIPLVLAGIISIVYWRFFDDLRPYALVQFVPCIVIPLMAILLPPMYTHSTYWLWAAGSYLLAKVLEATDDVIYEWTRHIVSGHTLKHLVAAMVPVFLTFMLAKRSVEPERQSLLKTWRVSWTKFREGNSNTESYSYSYTNVQAVEPQ